The window TTATGGGCAGATGAACAATCTCATCAAAAAGCTCCTGAAACATATTTGTATCCTTAAAACGGTGATGACGATTCCAACTAATCGTAGAGTGATGTGGAACTGAGTCATTGTGTTTCAAACATCCAAAATCCCGTGTTAGGCGATGTTCGTTCTTATTTCTGTTAATTAAATAAAGTTACGATGTTTAAAAAAAAGACGCGATATTTTGAATTATGTCGAGATGGTAATAAAAAAGATGTGATGTTCTACCCCTTTAGATACAATCTGTAGAGATGTTTATAGAGAAACAAAAAAAGCGGTTGTTCCGTTAAAGGGCCAGATTGTGGAATACCTTAGAATGCTTTGGTATTAGCAATTTGATCTTAGGAATACATTAGTACGGGCTTATTACAGCTAATTCCCATTCTTTGATTTTTACATACTTTCTTTCATAGTTGGGAATTTTATTTGTATCTATAAAGTTAGGAGATATTTTTTATGAACAATAAAGTATTTAAGTTAATCAATCGGTTTTCTGGACGTTGTTCTCCAATGGATTTGCTGATGATATTGATTTCAAATAAAATTCGTTATGTATTTATTTTTGTATTGATTTTCATGTGGTTTAGAAATGATTCCTACAAAAAAGTGTCTTATAATGCGGTGAAATCTATGGGGATTACATTGTTTATTCATACTTTAATTAAATTGTTTTATTTTAAACCACGTCCTTTTGTGAAACATCGTGTCGGCATACTTATTCCTTCAAAAATGGATTCTACATTTCCAAGTAAACATACTTTGCTAGTATTTGCTATATCTACTTCTATCTTTCTTTATGACCGTGTCCTCGGTTCAGTCATGTGGGTATTATCAGTATTGACGGGCTTCTCCCGTATTTGGGTAGGGCATCATTATCCATCTGATATTATCGGAAGTGCCTTTATCGCCACCATGACCAGCACCATATTAGAAAAAATCTCTAGCAGTGTTAATTATTTTGTCCGTCAATAGCAACTATAATTTAACTAATTTCATGTATAATCACTATTTCTATTATTAAAGTATCAACAGAAAAATTTGTTTCGGATTTTACTGTTTCTAATTTCTTCGCCTAAAAAATGCCCATCATATGTGGGCATTTTTAGGTGAAGAGCCATTTATTTGTTTGTTAAATTTTTTATATTAGTACTAATTCTTTCGCAAACTCTGTTACAGCAGCAACGTTTGGCATATTACTAGTTTTTCGCATTCGAATACGATTGTTGAATAAATAATTCCTTCCCATTGAACTAATAGGGAGGTTTAGCGAACGAAAAGATTGCATAAAACCCCACTTTTTTATGCAGCTGCCAGGCTTCTTCAGAAGCCGAAAACGTTGATTCATCAACGATGTATAAAATCAAGCATAAACGATAAAAAAGAACAAACGCCAAACCCATGATAGATAAGGGATTGGCGTTTTTGCTAACCCTTTATAGGCATTAAAACCCCTATAGAGAAGAGTTTACAGTGAATAGAGTATGACTCATTATTATTAAGCGAAACATGTGTGTTACTCAATTTTAACTTTTATACTATCTAAGGCGTTGTAACCATAACCTTTTCTGTTCCACATCGGCTCTAATGGTTGAACATTGCCTTTAGAATCAGTCGCTTTGGAAAGTATGGTATATTCGCCTTTTTTAAGTGCCTCCCATTTATAAATCCAACATACCCAAGCATATTTCTCGGATGATGAAGTTAGTTGACATGTATCCCAAGTTTGGCCTCCATCAAAACTAATTTCCACCTTTGCTATATGACCTTTACCTGTCCATGCAATTCCATTAATATCATACACCCCTGAAGGCAATAATTGCCTATTTAAAGGATATTTTATAGTTGAGTTAACATTGATAGTCGTAACAGGGAATTTTCCACTATCGTTCTCTTTGTTCGGATAGTAAACGTAATCAACAGCTTGAAAAGGTCTTTTAAATTCCTTATCAATCACAATAATTTTTTTAACCCATTTTACAGATGCCATTGCATACCATCCAGGAACAATTAATCTAAGCGGAAAACCATGCTTGAAGGGGATGGGGTGATTATTATATTCATAAGCAATAATGGTATCTGGATCAAGGGCTTTTTCTATGGGTAAACTCCTTGAAAAACTAAATAGTTGGTTAGAATCAGGTCTTTCTCCATAATCATGCCCCTCAAAAACAATTTCTTTGGCTGTATCAAGTAATCCTGTGTACTCCA of the Bacillus sp. 1NLA3E genome contains:
- a CDS encoding sulfite oxidase; protein product: MSNSQQPEVRPYLITKTLVPENQETPIHFINGDIVSKRLFYRRNHFPYPSFASSFYFLPIEGLVHNPKVFSLQEIYSLPSKTIKVVLECSGDKRELFKPKVYGEQWGKGAISQGIWKGVPLRSLLEYTGLLDTAKEIVFEGHDYGERPDSNQLFSFSRSLPIEKALDPDTIIAYEYNNHPIPFKHGFPLRLIVPGWYAMASVKWVKKIIVIDKEFKRPFQAVDYVYYPNKENDSGKFPVTTINVNSTIKYPLNRQLLPSGVYDINGIAWTGKGHIAKVEISFDGGQTWDTCQLTSSSEKYAWVCWIYKWEALKKGEYTILSKATDSKGNVQPLEPMWNRKGYGYNALDSIKVKIE
- a CDS encoding undecaprenyl-diphosphatase, with translation MNNKVFKLINRFSGRCSPMDLLMILISNKIRYVFIFVLIFMWFRNDSYKKVSYNAVKSMGITLFIHTLIKLFYFKPRPFVKHRVGILIPSKMDSTFPSKHTLLVFAISTSIFLYDRVLGSVMWVLSVLTGFSRIWVGHHYPSDIIGSAFIATMTSTILEKISSSVNYFVRQ